One Streptomyces sp. CG4 genomic window, GGCCGTCGTACAGGCGCGGTGGTGGCTCGGCGACTGCCTGAGCGAGCTGGGCGACCATCGCGCGGCCGCCGAACACCGGCTGCGCGCGGCCGAGATCGCCCGGCTCTGGCCCGAGCAGCAGGACCATGCCACGCTCGCCCATCTCGCCGGCGAGTCGCTGAGCAAGGCCGGACTTGTGGAGGAGGCGGATCAGGCCTACGCGCGTGCGGGCGAGTTGTGGCTCGCGCTGGGCAACGCGCCGTTCCGGGTGCGCTCGTTGCGGGCCCGGGGCTGGCTGGCGCTGCGCGGGGACGGCGGTGCGGAGGATGCGCGCGAGCTGATGGCGCGGGCGGTGCGGGAGTGCGAGCGGGCGCTGGCGGCCGCCGCGGACCCGGTGGCCCGGGACCAGCTCGGCATCGAACTGGCCCACACCCACCGCCAGTTCGGCGATCTGCTGGCCCGCTCGGTGGCCGAGGAGGCCGAAGACGGTGTGATCCAGGCCGCGTTCGAGGCGGCGCTGGTCCAGCTGGACCGGGCGGCCACGCTGTTCGGCACGCTGGGCGCGGACGGGCTGCACGACCGTACCGGCGCCGAACTCGCCGCCGGCTGGCTGGCGGCCGACCTCGGCCGGTCCGCGGAGGCGGCGGCACGCGCGCGTGCCGTACTCGCGGCCTACGAGGACGTCGACGAGGCGGACGACACCGTCCGGGCGCGGCGGGCGGAGGCCGCCCAGCTGCTGGAGCAGTGAGCCGGGGCGGGGTCACTCCACGCCGATGAGCAGCAGGGTCCCCTGCCGGCCGCCCCGGTACACCACGGTGTCCACGGCGAGGTAGGACTCCCGTACCCGTGTCTCCAGGTACTCGGCGATGGTCGCGGGAGCCTCGTCACCGACGACGAGGGTGACCAGCTCGCCGCCGGCCTGGAGCATGCGGTCCAGGACGGTCGCGGCGGTGGCGGTGACCTCGGGGCCGATGACCGCCACGTCGCCGTCGATCAGCCCGAGGACGTCCCCGGCCTGGCAGATGCCGGCCGTCGTCCAGGACTCGTGCTCGGCGACGACGACCTCCGCGTACCGGGTGGCGCCCGCCGCCGCGGTCATCTGGACGACGTCCTCGTCGAACCGGCGCTCCGGCTCGTGCACGGCGAGCGCGGCGATGCCCTGGACCGCCGAGCGGGTCGGGATCAGGGCCACCCGGATGCCCTCGGTGCGGGCCTGCTCGGCGGCCGCGGCGGCCGTGTGGCGCAGCTCGGCGTCGTTGGGCAGCAGGACGACCTCGCGCGCGTGGGCGCGCCGCAGCGCCTGCACCAGCTCCCCGCTGGCGGGCGGCTCCCCGGGGCGCGCGAGGACGGTCGTGGCGCCCGCCTCGCCGTACAGCCCGGCCAGGCCCTCGCCCGGTACGACGGCGACGACGGCCCGCTGGACCCGCTCGCGCGGGAGCCGCTCGCCGGCGGTGTGCGCGTCGCCGAGCCCGAAGTGGGTGATCCGGATCCGGTACGGCCGCCCGGCCTCGACGCCCGCCTCCACGGCGGCGCCCGCGTCGTCGACGTGCACATGGACGTTCCACAGCCCGTCGCCGCCGACCACGACCAGGGAGTCGCCGAGGGCGTCGAGGCGGGCCCGGAGCCGGGCCACGGCCGTGTCGTCGGCCTCCAGGAGATAGATCACCTCGAAGGCGGGCCCGCCGGCGCCGGCCGTGTCGGCGCAGAGCCCGGCATCAGCGTCGGACGTGGGCTCCACGCGCGCGTGCCCGCCGGAAACAGCGCCCGGGGCTCTCGGCGTCACCGGTACCGGGACCGTCGGCGTCTCCCCCGTGAACGCCTCCACCAGCGCCCCCAGGACCGCCACGAGCCCCCGTCCGCCCGCGTCCACGACCCCGGCCCGGCCGAGCACGGCCAGCTGCTCCGGTGTGGCCGCGAGGGCCGTCCGCGCGCCCTCGTAGGCCGCCCGCGCGACCGTCCCGCAGTCGCCCTCGGCTCCCTCGGCGGCCTCGGCGGCGGCCGAGGCGACGGTCAGCACCGTGCCCTCCACGGGGTGGGCCACGGCCTGCCGGGCGGAGTCCGCGGCCCGCCGCAGCGCCAGCCGCAGCCCCGCGCCGTCGATGTGGGGGGTCGCACGCCCGCTGTCGTCGGCGAGCACCTGGGACATGCCCCGCAGCAACTGCGCCAGGATCGTCCCGGAGTTGCCCCGAGCCCCGATGAGCGCCCCGTGGGCCATCGCGTGCGCGGCGTCCGCGAGGGACGGCTCCCCGGCGCCCGTCCCGTATCCGGCGAACACCGCCTCCACGGCCGTGGCCGCCGACTCCAGGGTGAGGTAGAGATTCGTTCCGGTGTCGCCGTCGGCCACCGGATAGACGTTGATCGCGTCGATCTCCGCACGCGCGCGCCCCACCGCCGCGAGTGCCAGACCGCACCAGGTGCGCACCGCGAGAGCATCGAGGAATGTCTGCGGCACCTGCGCCACCTGCGCCTCCCTGAACTGGCTGGACGTGGTCGCAGCGTAGACCCCGGGGTGGTGTCCACCGGAAGAGGGCCGGGGGCGGGGCCCTGAGCTGCCATGGTAGTTTCGTTGTACGGACGCAGTCGTTGTATGCTGCTCCGGTTGCCCGATCCTGATCGGGCCGTTCCCCTGGCAACGCCACTCAGATCTCAGGTCGTACGATCTCGATCCCGGCATGCCGGGATTAACCGTAAGTGCATCTGAAGTCTTTGGAGTGACCCGTGGCTGCCAACTGCGACGTCTGCGGCAAGGGGCCGGGCTTCGGCAACAACATCTCGCACTCGCACCGCCGTACGTCCCGCCGCTGGAACCCGAACATCCAGCGTGTGCGTACCGTGGTCGGCGGGACGCCGAAGCGCGTGAACGCTTGCACCTCGTGCATCAAGGCCGGCAAGGTCTCGCGCTGACGCATCGCTAAGCGCGCGGCCACTGCTGGTTCGCTGCACTGAGCCGGTCCACCCGAGGGTGGACCGGCTTTTTGCCGTACCCAAGACCCCTTTCCACCTGCCAGAATCCGGGGAATGCGCTTCGGCATCCTGGGCCCGCTGGACATCCGTACCGACGACGGCGGCCCGATCGACCCCGGCGGCCCCCGCCCCCGCGCCCTGCTCACGCTGCTGCTCCTGGACGCCGGCCGCCCGGTCTCCACGGAACGGCTGACCGACGGCCTGTACGGCGCCGAGCCGCCCGCCGGGGCGGCGGGTGCCCTGCAGTCGCAGATATCCCGGCTGCGCAGGCGGCTGGCCCCGCACGCGACGATCGAGGCGGGACCGGCCGGTTACCGGATCGATGTCCCCGCCGACCGCGTCGACGCCCACCGCTTCGAGCGGCTGGCCCGGGAGGGCCGCGCGGCCCTCGCCGCCGGCGACCCGGAGGCTGCCGCGGCCCGGCTGCACGAGGCGCTCGCCCTGTGGCGCGGCCCCGCACTGCCCGACCTGCCGGACGCCCACGCCGACACCGCACGCCTGGAAGAGCTGCGGCTGGCCGCCGTACAGGACCGGATCGAGGCCGATCTCGCCCTGGGCGGCGGCCCGGAGCTGGTGCCCGAGCTGCGCTCCCTGCTGGCCGCGCAGCCGCTGAGCGAGCGGCTCCACGGGCAGCTGATGCGCGCCCTGCACACGGCCGGGCGGCCCGCCGAGGCACTCACGGTGTACGAGGAGGCCCGGCGCGCGCTCGCCGACGAGCTGGGCGCCGATCCGTCGCCGGAGCTGGCGGCCCTGCACCTGGAGCTGCTGCGGGGTGCCGGGGCGGACCGGCCGCGGCCCCGGATCCCGGCCCAGCTGACCCGCTTCGTGGGCCGGGACACCGAACTGGCCCGCCTGGGCGCGCTCCTCGCCGACACCCGGCTGGTCACACTGACCGGGCCCGGCGGGGCGGGCAAGACCCGGCTCGCACTCGAAGCCGCCCGCGCCCGCGCCCACGCGGACGCGTATCTCGTCGAGCTGCCCGACTACCCGGCGTGAGCCCCCCGCAGCGCCCACCCGTGGTCCACCGGGCCGATGCCGGCGCCCAGTGCGAACCCGGCCGCGATCGCCCCGGTGACGTACTCCTTGGCCTGCGTGGCCGCGTCCGGCACGGTGAGTCCCTTCGCCAGCCCCGAGGCGATCGCGGAGGCGAGGGTGCAGCCCGTGCCATGGGTGTGCCGGTTGTCGTGGCGGGGGGCGCGCAGCCAGTGCTCGGACGAGCCGTCCGTCAGCAGATCCACGGCGTCCCCGGACAGATGCCCGCCCTTGATCAGCACCCACCGCGGCCCGTACGCCAGCACGGCCGCCGCCGCTCGCCGCAGATCGTCCTCGGACTCGACGTGCACGCCGGTGAGTTGGGCCACCTCGTCGAGGTTGGGGGTGGCCACGGTGGCCGCCGGCAGCAGCTTCGTCCGTACGGAGTCCAGCGCGGAGGCGGCCAGCAGCGGGTCGCCGTGCTTGGAGACGCCCACCGGGTCCACCACGGCCGGCGCGTCCGTGCCGGAGATCAACTCGGCGACCTCCTCGACCAGTTCCGCCGAGGCCAGCATGCCGGTCTTCACGGCCTGGACGCCGATGTCGTCGACGACGCTGCGGTACTGGGCGCGTACGGCCGCCACGGGCAGTTCCCACGCGCCCTGCACGCCCAGTGAGTTCTGCGCGGTCACCGCCGTGATCACGCTCATCCCGTGCACCCCGAGCGCCAGCATCGTCTTCAGGTCGGCCTGGATTCCGGCGCCACCGCCGGAGTCCGAGCCCGCCACCGTGAGAACCCGGGGAATCATGACTCGATGTCCCCGAAGTGGTCCCAGCCGCCCTTGCTGGTCCAGGGCGCCCCGTCGACGGTCACCTGGGGCAGCGCGGAGGGGTTGAGGACCTCGCCGATGACCTTCCAGCGGGCCGGCAGCTTGGTGTCCGACGGGAAGGTCGCGACGATCGCGTGGTCCTCTCCCCCGCTCAGCACCCACTGCAGCGGATCGACGCCCACGGCCTGCCCGATGTCGTTCATCTGCGTCGGGATGTCGATCGCGCTGGATCGGATGTCGATGCGGACCTTGCTGGCCTCGGCGATGTGCCCGAGGTCGGCGATCAGCCCGTCGCTCACGTCGCACATCGCGGTCGCGCCCAGGGCGGCCGCCGCCGGGCCCGCGTGGTACGGCGGCTCGGGACGCCGGTGAGCCTCCACGAAGGCGCGCGGGGAGCGGAAGCCGCGGGAGAGGACCGCGTACCCGGCCGCGGACCAGCCCAGCCAGCCCGTGACGGCCACCAGGTCGCCGGGCTGGGCACCGGCCCGGGTGACGGGCTCCTGGTTGCGCAGATCGCCGAGCGCGGTGATCGACACCATGATCGTGTCCCCGCGTACGACGTCCCCGCCGACCACGGAGGCGCCCGCGACCTGGCACTCGTCGCGCAGGCCGTCCATCAGCTCGCTGGGCCAGGTCACCGGGAGTTCGGCCGGCACGACCAGGCCGAGCAGCAGGGCGGTCGGTACGGCGCCCATCGCGGCGATGTCGGCGAGGTTCTGCGCCGCGGCCTTGCGCCCGACGTCGTACGCCGTGGACCAGTCGCGGCGGAAGTGCCGCCCTTCCAGCAGGATGTCGGTGCTCGCCACCACCCGCCGGTCGGGCGCGGCGACCACCGCGGCGTCGTCGCCGGGGCCGATCCGGACCGCCGGGGTGGTGGTGAGACGGGAGGTGAGCTCCCTGATGAGCCCGAACTCCCCGAGCTCACCAACAGTGCCCTTCATCGTCCTGGCTCCCCTTCTCTGCCATGCCGTGCCCACTCGCGCGTCATCAGTGTCCCCGATACGGTCGAGATGACCGTCGAGACGGTCCTTTACGACCGTCGGTACGGTCACGCGGACCGTCAACTTCCGTGGTGCCTGCACCCTGGCGCGCAAGCCCGGTTCCCGCAGGTCTCCCCGCGGGGAGCGGCGACGCGATACCGTGGCGTTCCTTTTCCCCACATGATCCTCGTGGCCGCCCTGGAGGTTCCGTGGTACAGGCGTACATCCTGATCCAGACGGAGGTCGGCAAAGCGTCGACCGTCGCCGAAGTGATCGCCAAGATCCCTGGAGTGATCCAGGCCGAGGACGTGACGGGTCCGTACGATGTCATCGTGCGCGCCCAGGCCGACACGGTCGACGACCTCGGTCGCATGGTGGTCGCCAAGGTCCAGCAAGTGGAAGGCATCACCCGCACCCTGACCTGTCCGGTCGTGCATCTGTAGCCCCCGTCTACGCTTGGCCGGTGAACATCTTCCGTCACCGGCCCTTCGGCCTGCTCGCGCCCGCGCTGCTGATCACGGTCGCGGGCTGTTCATCTGCAGACGACAGCGCCACGGTGGCGGTTCCCAGCCCCGACGCGAAGACGGCCCCGGTGTGCCGGGATCTGCACAAGGCGCTGCCGCAGCAGCTCGACGGACGAAGCCGCAACGACCCCGAGCCCCGGTCCGCCTACACGGCGGGCTGGGGAAGCCCGGCGATCATACTGCGCTGCGGGGTGGTACGGCCGCCGAAGATGATCGATCCCAAGGTGGCCGAGGGCGGTGACCCCGACGCCATCGCGGGCGGGGTGAACGGCGTCGACTGGCTGATGGAGAGGCAGGGCGACGGCACCTGGCGGTTCACCACCGCGGGCCGCGTGGCTTATGTGCAGGTCAGCCTGCCCAAGGGGATGTCCGCGCAGGACGAGGGCACGGTCGTGCTCACGCACCTCGCGGACGCCGTGAAGAAGGCGATCCCCACGGGGATCGCCTCCATGCGCGGATGATCTGCCGGGTGCTCAGCGCAGCCCGGTCGAGCGGCGCAGCGCCGCCTGCACCAGGCGGTCGATCAGCTCGGGGTAGCTGACGCCGCTGGCCTGCCACATCTGCGGGTACATCGAGATCGGCGTGAAACCGGGCAGCGTGTTGATCTCGTTGATCACGAACTCGCCGTCCTCGGTGAGGAAGAAGTCCGCGCGGACCAGGCCCTCGCAGGAGACCGCCTCGAACGCCTCCACCGCGAGCCGCCGCACCTCGGCCGTCTGCTCCTCGGTGAGCGGCGCCGGGACGATACCGGGCGTGGAGTCGATGTACTTGGCCTCGAAATCGTAGTACGCGTGCGCGTCCGGCGGCGGGATCTCGGCCGGCACGGAGGCGCGCGGCCCGTCCTCGAACTCCAGCACCCCGCACTCGATCTCGCGGCCCCGCACGGCGGCCTCGACGAGGATCTTCGGGTCGTGCGCCTGCGCGGTGGCGATCGCCTCGTCCAGGCCGGACAGGTCGTCGACCTTGGTGATGCCGATCGAGGAACCCGCGCGCGCGGGCTTCACGAACAGCGGCCAGCCGTGGTCGCCGGCGAAGTCGACGATCTTCTTGCGGGCGGCGGACTCGTCCCGCTCCCACTCACGGGGGCGGATCACCACGTACGGGCCGACCCCGAGCCCGTAGGAGGTGAAGATCCGCTTCATGTACTCCTTGTCCTGGCCGACCGCCGAGGCGAGCACACCGGCGCCCACGTACGGCACCCCGGACAGCTCCAGGAGGCCCTGCAGGGTGCCGTCCTCGCCGTACGGGCCGTGCAGCACGGGGAAGACCACGTCGACCTCGCCGAGCGCCTTGGGCACCGAGCCGGGCTCGCTGTAGACGACCTCGCGGTTGGCCGGGTCGACGGGGAGCACCACGCCGCCCTCGGCGGACTCGGCCATGTCCTCGACGGCGGGCACCCGGCGGTCGGTGATGGCCATCCGCTCCGGCTCGTCGGCGGTGAGCACCCAACGGCCCTCCCGCGTGATGCCGATCGGCAGCACGTCGTACTTGGTCCGGTCGATGGCGCCGAGGACGGCGCCGGCGGTGACCGTGGAGATCCCGTGTTCGGAGCTGCGCCCGCCGAACACGACGGCCACGCGGGGCTTGCGCGACGGCTGCTCGGGGCTCTGGGGAAGGTTCTCGGTGCTCATAACGCGTTGAGAGTACCCGTTGGTAGAGCCCTGATACAGCGACGGCGCAGAGGGTTCGCTCAGCGTCGCTCGGGCTTCGCGCTGCGCGACATCAGCTCCTTGAGGGCGACCACCGGCGGCTTGCCCTCGTGCACGATGTCCACGACCGTCTCGGTGATGGGCATCTCGACCCCGTGCCGGCGGGCCAGATCCGCCACCGACTCGCAGGACTTGACGCCCTCGGCGGTCTGCCTGGTGACGGCGATGGTCTCCTCCAGGGTCATGCCCTTGCCGAGGTTGGTGCCGAAGGTGTGGTTGCGGGACAGCGGCGAGGAGCAGGTGGCCACCAGGTCGCCGAGGCCCGCGAGTCCGGAGAAGGTCAGCGGGTCGGCGCCGAGCGCGACGCCGAGCCGCGCGGTCTCGGCGAGGCCCCGGGTGATGAGCGAGCCCTTGGCGTTGTCGCCGAGCCCCATGCCGTCCGCGATGCCGACGGCGAGCCCGATGACGTTCTTCACGGCACCGCCGAGCTCGCAGCCGACCACGTCGGTCTCCGTGTACGGCCGGAAGTACGGCGTGTGGCAGGCGGCCTGGAGGCGCCTGGCGACGGCCTCGTCGGCGCAGGCGACGACGGCGGCGGCGGGCATCCGGGCGGCGATCTCGCGGGCCAGATTGGGCCCGGTGACGACCGCGATGCGGTCCGCGCCGACCTTGGCGACGTCGTCGATGACCTCGCTCATCCGCATGGTGGAGCCGAGTTCGACGCCCTTCATCAGGGAGACGAGCACGGTGTCCGGAGCGAGCAGCGGGGTCCACTCGGCGAGGTTGGCGCGCAGGGTCTGGGAGGGGACGGCGAGGACGGTGAAGTCCGCGTCCCGCAGCGCCTCGGCCGGGTCCGAGGTGGCCTTGAGGTTCTCGGGGAGTTCGACGCCGGGCAGGTAGTCGGGGTTGGTCCGCGTGGAGTTGACGGCCTCGGCCAGCTCGGGGCGGCGGGCCCACAGGGTCACTTCACAGCCCGCGTCGGCGAGCACCATGCCGAAGGCCGTGCCCCATGAGCCGGTGCCCATGACCGCCGCCTTTACCGCCTCGCTCACTTGCTCTGCCCCTCCGGTTCCGTGCCCTGCGTCTGTGCGGCCTGCGTGTGTGCGCCCTGCGTCTGTGCGGCCTGCGTCTGTGCGGCTTGTGTCTGGGCCTGGGTGCGGCGCCGTTGTTCGATCCGCTCGCGGCGCGGGTCGTAGGGGGTCTCGGGCGCCTTCTCGCCGCGGAGCTCCTCGAGCTGGCGGGTGATGGCCGCCATGATGACCTCGGTGGCCTCCTTCAGCAGGTCCGGGGTCATCTCCTTGTCGTAGAAGCGCGACAGGTCCACCGGCGGGCCCGCGAGCACGTGATGGGTCTTGCGCGGGAAGAGGTTCGGCTTCTTGGCGTACGGCGGCAGCAGTTCGTTGGCGCCCCACTGGGCGACCGGGACGACCGGGCACTTGGTCTGCAGGGCCACGCGGGCGGCGCCGGTCTTGCCGGTCATGGGCCAGCCGTCCGGGTCGCGGGTGAGGGTGCCCTCGGGGTAGAAGGCGACGCATTCGCCGCGCTCCACGGCGTCGATCGCGGCGCGGAAGGCGCTCAGCGCGTCCGTGGACTCGCGGTAGACGGGGATCTGCCCGGTGCCGCGCATGGCGGCGCCGATGAATCCCTTCTTGAAAAGCCCGCTCTTCGCCAGGAATCGCGGAACCCGTCCGGTGTTGTACTGATAGTGCGCGTACGCGAAGGGGTCCACATGGGAATTGTGGTTCACCACAGTGATAAATCCGCCCTCGGCCGGAATGTGCTCCATTCCGCGCCAGTCCCGCTTGATCAGAACGACCAGCGGCGGTTTGCAGAGCACCGCGGCGAAGCGGTACCAGAAGCCGATTCTGCGGCGGGGCACAAGGACACCTTCCTCTAGGGGCTGCCACCTCGGCGGGGGCCGCACAAGTGTCGCCCCAGGCCGCCGGTCTGTCGAGAACACCGTACGCCCCGCCGCTCGTGGCGCCCGATGGCGCGGGGACAATGATCGCGAGGAGAGAGGGGCGGTACGCCGGTGCAATGGACGTTGGTCATCCCGCTGAAACCCTTGTCCCGGGCCAAGAGCAGGCTCTCGGACACGGCCGGCGATGGTGTGCGGCCGGGGCTGGCCCTGGCGTTCGCCCAGGACACGGTGGCCGCGGCGGTGGCCTGTACGGCGGTTTCGGATGTGGCGGTCGTCACGGACGACGAGCTGGCCGCGCGTGAGCTGGCCGCACTGGGCGCCCGGATCGTGCCGGACACCCCGGCGGGCGGGCTGAACGCCGCTCTGGCGCACGGCGCGGCCGTCGTACGGGAAATGCGCCCGCGCACACCGATCGCGGCGCTGAATGCCGATCTCCCGGCGTTGCGCCCGTCGGAACTCGCCGTTGTCCTGGGCGCGGCAGCGGAGTTTCCGCGCGCGTTTCTCGCGGATGCGGCTCAGCTGGGCACGACGTTGCTGGCCGCGGGGCCGGACGCGGAATTGCGCCCGGAGTTCGGTCTTGATTCCCGTTCCCGGCATCGCGCCTCCGGCGCCCGGGAACTGGAGCTCGCCGAGGTCGATTCGGTACGACAGGACGTGGATACCGGGGATGATCTGCGGTCGGCGCTGGCCTTGGGAGTGGGCCCGTATACGGCGGCGACATCGGCGGGTTTGCTGATCCCGGGGTCGTAAGGTTCGGGGCACTGCTCGCCGGGAGGTACGGCGGCTGCAACCCCCTGGGGCGCGGGGAACCCCACGGCGACGCCCGGCACCGGAGCTACCCTGCAGCCATGCAAGCCACCGCATACACCTACGACCCCGAAACCCGCAGTGGACAGGTGCTCCTCGACGACGGCACCCCGGTGCCCTTCGACGCCGCCGCCTTCACTGCCGGAGGCCTCCGGCTGTTGCGCCCCGGCCAGCGCGTGCGGATCGAGACCGAGGGCCGGGGCGACACCCTGCGCATCACCCTCGTAACCCTTCAAACCCTGTAACTGCCCTTACACACGCCGCGGGCCGGGCTCCCCAGGGGAGTCCGGCCCGGCGCGTGGGTGCCCGGCGGCCTTACGACGCCGCCTTGCGGGCGGTGGCCTTCTTCGCGGTGGTCTTGCGGGCCGTCGACTTCTTGGCCGGGGCCTTCTTCGCGGTCACCTTCTTCGCCGGAGCCTTCTTCGCCGTCGCCTTCTTGGCGGCGGCCTTCTTCGCCGCGGTGGTCTTGGCGGCCG contains:
- a CDS encoding DAK2 domain-containing protein, coding for MAQVPQTFLDALAVRTWCGLALAAVGRARAEIDAINVYPVADGDTGTNLYLTLESAATAVEAVFAGYGTGAGEPSLADAAHAMAHGALIGARGNSGTILAQLLRGMSQVLADDSGRATPHIDGAGLRLALRRAADSARQAVAHPVEGTVLTVASAAAEAAEGAEGDCGTVARAAYEGARTALAATPEQLAVLGRAGVVDAGGRGLVAVLGALVEAFTGETPTVPVPVTPRAPGAVSGGHARVEPTSDADAGLCADTAGAGGPAFEVIYLLEADDTAVARLRARLDALGDSLVVVGGDGLWNVHVHVDDAGAAVEAGVEAGRPYRIRITHFGLGDAHTAGERLPRERVQRAVVAVVPGEGLAGLYGEAGATTVLARPGEPPASGELVQALRRAHAREVVLLPNDAELRHTAAAAAEQARTEGIRVALIPTRSAVQGIAALAVHEPERRFDEDVVQMTAAAGATRYAEVVVAEHESWTTAGICQAGDVLGLIDGDVAVIGPEVTATAATVLDRMLQAGGELVTLVVGDEAPATIAEYLETRVRESYLAVDTVVYRGGRQGTLLLIGVE
- the cofC gene encoding 2-phospho-L-lactate guanylyltransferase, producing the protein MQWTLVIPLKPLSRAKSRLSDTAGDGVRPGLALAFAQDTVAAAVACTAVSDVAVVTDDELAARELAALGARIVPDTPAGGLNAALAHGAAVVREMRPRTPIAALNADLPALRPSELAVVLGAAAEFPRAFLADAAQLGTTLLAAGPDAELRPEFGLDSRSRHRASGARELELAEVDSVRQDVDTGDDLRSALALGVGPYTAATSAGLLIPGS
- a CDS encoding D-alanine--D-alanine ligase family protein, encoding MSTENLPQSPEQPSRKPRVAVVFGGRSSEHGISTVTAGAVLGAIDRTKYDVLPIGITREGRWVLTADEPERMAITDRRVPAVEDMAESAEGGVVLPVDPANREVVYSEPGSVPKALGEVDVVFPVLHGPYGEDGTLQGLLELSGVPYVGAGVLASAVGQDKEYMKRIFTSYGLGVGPYVVIRPREWERDESAARKKIVDFAGDHGWPLFVKPARAGSSIGITKVDDLSGLDEAIATAQAHDPKILVEAAVRGREIECGVLEFEDGPRASVPAEIPPPDAHAYYDFEAKYIDSTPGIVPAPLTEEQTAEVRRLAVEAFEAVSCEGLVRADFFLTEDGEFVINEINTLPGFTPISMYPQMWQASGVSYPELIDRLVQAALRRSTGLR
- a CDS encoding NAD(P)H-dependent glycerol-3-phosphate dehydrogenase; its protein translation is MSEAVKAAVMGTGSWGTAFGMVLADAGCEVTLWARRPELAEAVNSTRTNPDYLPGVELPENLKATSDPAEALRDADFTVLAVPSQTLRANLAEWTPLLAPDTVLVSLMKGVELGSTMRMSEVIDDVAKVGADRIAVVTGPNLAREIAARMPAAAVVACADEAVARRLQAACHTPYFRPYTETDVVGCELGGAVKNVIGLAVGIADGMGLGDNAKGSLITRGLAETARLGVALGADPLTFSGLAGLGDLVATCSSPLSRNHTFGTNLGKGMTLEETIAVTRQTAEGVKSCESVADLARRHGVEMPITETVVDIVHEGKPPVVALKELMSRSAKPERR
- a CDS encoding Lrp/AsnC family transcriptional regulator — protein: MVQAYILIQTEVGKASTVAEVIAKIPGVIQAEDVTGPYDVIVRAQADTVDDLGRMVVAKVQQVEGITRTLTCPVVHL
- a CDS encoding DUF3515 domain-containing protein, translated to MNIFRHRPFGLLAPALLITVAGCSSADDSATVAVPSPDAKTAPVCRDLHKALPQQLDGRSRNDPEPRSAYTAGWGSPAIILRCGVVRPPKMIDPKVAEGGDPDAIAGGVNGVDWLMERQGDGTWRFTTAGRVAYVQVSLPKGMSAQDEGTVVLTHLADAVKKAIPTGIASMRG
- the thiD gene encoding bifunctional hydroxymethylpyrimidine kinase/phosphomethylpyrimidine kinase; protein product: MIPRVLTVAGSDSGGGAGIQADLKTMLALGVHGMSVITAVTAQNSLGVQGAWELPVAAVRAQYRSVVDDIGVQAVKTGMLASAELVEEVAELISGTDAPAVVDPVGVSKHGDPLLAASALDSVRTKLLPAATVATPNLDEVAQLTGVHVESEDDLRRAAAAVLAYGPRWVLIKGGHLSGDAVDLLTDGSSEHWLRAPRHDNRHTHGTGCTLASAIASGLAKGLTVPDAATQAKEYVTGAIAAGFALGAGIGPVDHGWALRGAHAG
- a CDS encoding lysophospholipid acyltransferase family protein, whose translation is MPRRRIGFWYRFAAVLCKPPLVVLIKRDWRGMEHIPAEGGFITVVNHNSHVDPFAYAHYQYNTGRVPRFLAKSGLFKKGFIGAAMRGTGQIPVYRESTDALSAFRAAIDAVERGECVAFYPEGTLTRDPDGWPMTGKTGAARVALQTKCPVVPVAQWGANELLPPYAKKPNLFPRKTHHVLAGPPVDLSRFYDKEMTPDLLKEATEVIMAAITRQLEELRGEKAPETPYDPRRERIEQRRRTQAQTQAAQTQAAQTQGAHTQAAQTQGTEPEGQSK
- the rpmB gene encoding 50S ribosomal protein L28: MAANCDVCGKGPGFGNNISHSHRRTSRRWNPNIQRVRTVVGGTPKRVNACTSCIKAGKVSR
- a CDS encoding thiamine-phosphate kinase, whose amino-acid sequence is MKGTVGELGEFGLIRELTSRLTTTPAVRIGPGDDAAVVAAPDRRVVASTDILLEGRHFRRDWSTAYDVGRKAAAQNLADIAAMGAVPTALLLGLVVPAELPVTWPSELMDGLRDECQVAGASVVGGDVVRGDTIMVSITALGDLRNQEPVTRAGAQPGDLVAVTGWLGWSAAGYAVLSRGFRSPRAFVEAHRRPEPPYHAGPAAAALGATAMCDVSDGLIADLGHIAEASKVRIDIRSSAIDIPTQMNDIGQAVGVDPLQWVLSGGEDHAIVATFPSDTKLPARWKVIGEVLNPSALPQVTVDGAPWTSKGGWDHFGDIES